From Kiloniellales bacterium, one genomic window encodes:
- a CDS encoding ABC transporter transmembrane domain-containing protein, with amino-acid sequence MARRQEVADSPERPVSKDLRYLAYLWRFVRPYRPQVLGALVALVVAAATVLGMGFGLRGLIDEGFAEGDAALLDKAVLILLAVIVLLALASYARFFLVSWIGERVIADIRKAVFDHIITLSPAYFEVTRSGEVLSRLTTDTTLLQMVVGTSASIALRNLLLFCGGLVLLMVTSPKLTGLVLLVVPLVLVPILFYGRRVRRLSRASQDRVADLGAQVDETLLSIRTVQAFGHEPVDRRNFAARAEDAYRTAVERVRARSTLTALVILLVFGAVSLVLWVGGRDVLSGALSAGELSAFVFYAVVVAGAVGAISEVIGDLQRAAGATERLIELLETAPEIAAPVEPRALPQPPRGAIAFRRVTFHYPAGPDRSALDGFDLAVAPGETLALVGPSGAGKTTVFQLLLRFYDPQQGAVTMDGVDLRAADPTALRAGIGFVAQEPVIFSANAWDNIGYGRPDADREEIREAARAASALDFLEALPEGLDTFLGQRGVRLSGGQRQRIAIARAILRDPAVLLLDEATSSLDAESERAVQEALERLKTGRTTLVIAHRLATVLEADRIVVMDHGRIVAQGRHAELIRDGGLYARLAELQFDAAKDLEAADPLTASAR; translated from the coding sequence ATGGCCAGGCGGCAAGAAGTGGCGGACAGTCCGGAGCGGCCGGTCAGCAAGGACCTCCGCTACCTCGCCTATCTCTGGCGCTTCGTCCGGCCCTACCGGCCGCAGGTCCTGGGCGCGCTGGTCGCGCTGGTGGTGGCGGCGGCCACCGTCCTCGGCATGGGCTTCGGCCTGCGGGGCCTGATCGACGAGGGCTTCGCCGAGGGCGACGCCGCGCTCCTGGACAAGGCCGTGCTGATCCTACTGGCGGTCATCGTGCTGCTCGCGCTCGCCAGCTATGCGCGCTTCTTCCTCGTTTCCTGGATCGGCGAGCGGGTGATCGCCGACATCCGCAAGGCCGTCTTCGACCATATCATCACTCTCTCGCCCGCCTACTTCGAGGTCACCCGCAGCGGCGAGGTGCTGTCGCGCCTGACCACCGACACCACGCTGCTGCAGATGGTGGTCGGCACCTCGGCGTCGATCGCGCTCAGGAACCTGCTGCTGTTCTGCGGCGGACTGGTCCTCTTGATGGTCACCAGCCCCAAGCTGACCGGCCTGGTGCTGCTGGTCGTCCCCCTGGTTCTAGTGCCGATCCTGTTCTACGGCCGGCGGGTCCGCCGGCTCAGCCGGGCGAGCCAGGACAGGGTCGCCGACCTCGGCGCCCAGGTCGACGAGACCCTGTTGTCGATCCGCACCGTCCAGGCCTTCGGCCACGAGCCGGTCGACCGGCGCAACTTCGCCGCCCGCGCCGAGGACGCCTACCGGACTGCGGTGGAACGGGTGCGCGCCCGCTCGACCCTGACCGCCCTGGTGATCCTGCTCGTCTTCGGCGCGGTCAGCCTGGTGCTCTGGGTCGGCGGCCGCGACGTGCTGAGCGGCGCGCTCTCAGCCGGCGAGCTGTCCGCCTTCGTGTTCTACGCCGTCGTGGTCGCCGGCGCGGTCGGCGCGATCAGCGAGGTGATCGGCGACCTGCAGCGGGCGGCGGGCGCGACGGAGCGCCTGATCGAGCTGCTCGAGACCGCGCCGGAGATCGCCGCGCCGGTGGAGCCCCGGGCCCTGCCCCAGCCGCCGCGCGGCGCCATCGCCTTCCGCCGGGTGACCTTCCATTATCCGGCGGGCCCCGACCGCTCGGCCCTGGATGGCTTCGACCTCGCGGTCGCACCGGGCGAGACGCTGGCCCTGGTCGGCCCCTCGGGCGCCGGCAAGACGACCGTCTTCCAGCTGCTTCTGCGGTTCTACGACCCGCAGCAGGGCGCCGTCACCATGGACGGCGTCGACCTGCGCGCCGCCGATCCGACGGCCCTGCGCGCCGGGATCGGCTTCGTCGCCCAGGAACCGGTGATCTTCTCGGCCAACGCCTGGGACAACATCGGCTACGGCCGCCCGGACGCGGACCGGGAAGAGATCCGCGAGGCGGCCCGCGCCGCTTCCGCGCTCGACTTCCTGGAGGCCCTGCCCGAGGGCCTCGACACCTTCCTGGGACAGCGCGGGGTGCGGCTGTCCGGTGGCCAGCGGCAGCGGATCGCGATCGCCCGCGCGATCCTGCGGGACCCGGCGGTGCTGCTGCTCGACGAAGCCACCTCGTCGCTCGACGCGGAGAGCGAGCGGGCGGTTCAGGAGGCGCTGGAGCGGCTGAAGACCGGCCGGACCACCCTGGTCATCGCCCACCGCCTCGCCACCGTGCTCGAGGCCGACCGCATCGTGGTCATGGACCACGGCCGGATCGTCGCCCAGGGCCGCCACGCCGAGCTGATCCGCGACGGCGGCCTCTACGCCCGCC